Proteins from a genomic interval of Oncorhynchus nerka isolate Pitt River linkage group LG13, Oner_Uvic_2.0, whole genome shotgun sequence:
- the seta gene encoding SET nuclear proto-oncogene a, with protein MSASAAKVSKKELNSNYDGADETSEKEQQEAIEHIDEVQNEIDRLNEQASEEILKVEQKYNKLRQPFFQKRSELIAKIPNFWVTTFVNHPQVSALLGEEDEEALHYLTRVEVTEFEDIKSGYRIDFYFDENPYFENKVLSKEFHLNESGDPSSKSTEIKWKSGKDLTKRSSQTQNKAGKKRQHEEPESFFTWFTDHSDAGADELGEVIKDDIWPNPLQYYLVPDMDDEEAEGEDDDDEEGLEDIDEEGDEDDGEEDEDDGDDGEDDEGEDD; from the exons ATGTCGGCATCGGCGGCAAAAGTGAGTAAAAAGGAGCTGAACTCAAACTATGACGGCGCGGACGAGACCTCCG AAAAAGAGCAACAGGAAGCTATTGAACACATTGATGAAGTTCAAAACGAAATTGACAG ACTGAATGAGCAGGCGAGTGAGGAGATATTGAAGGTAGAACAGAAATACAACAAACTCCGTCAGCCATTCTTTCAGAAGAGGTCAGAACTGATCGCCAAAATCCCCAACTTCTGGGTCACAACATTCGTCAACCATCCGCAAG TTTCTGCCCTTCTTggtgaggaagatgaggaggcaCTTCACTATCTGACCAGGGTGGAGGTTACAGAGTTTGAAGATATCAAGTCAGGCTACAGAATAGATTTT TATTTTGATGAAAACCCATACTTTGAAAACAAAGTCCTTTCCAAAGAGTTCCACCTGAACGAGAGTGGAGACCCATCATCAAAGTCAACAGAAATAAAATGGAAATCAGGAAAG GACCTGACAAAGCGCTCCAGCCAGACGCAGAATAAAGCCGGCAAGAAGAGGCAGCATGAAGAGCCAGAGAGCTTCTTCACCTGGTTCACTGATCACTCAGATGCTGGGGCAGATGAGCTGGGAGAGGTCATCAAGGATGACATCTGGCCAAACCCCCTGCAGTACTACCTG GTTCCTGACATGGATGATGAGGAAGCAGAAGGTGAAGATGATGATGACGAGGAAGGTCTTGAGGACATTGATGAGGAGGGTGATGAAGATGatggagaggaagatgaggatgaCGGAGATGATGGGGAG GATGATGAAGGAGAAGATGACTAA